A region of the Desulfuribacillus alkaliarsenatis genome:
TGCTCTTCAATATTCAATTTATAAGCGTGTGTTTATTGAACGAAAAAGCCAGCAATTTGCTCGTTTTCGTCAAATCAATCTCCCAATTGAGTAATATTTTAGAAATGAACCACGTGTGTACTTGAAATGAGCCACCATGTTCATCAGATAGAGCCACTATGGTCATGGCGAGAGCCACCTCTTGTATAATGGATAAATGCACCATCAGGTGCAAATCAAATACAGGAGGTCAAACCAAATGACCAAATATCGAGAAATCCTTAGGCTTAATAGTCAAGGTATGAGCCAACGCAGTATTTCATCTAGCTGCCAGTGCTCACGAAACACCGTCAAG
Encoded here:
- a CDS encoding LuxR C-terminal-related transcriptional regulator, which gives rise to MTKYREILRLNSQGMSQRSISSSCQCSRNTVK